GAAAAAATTTAGACATAGAAAATAGTGTTCATAACCTCAAAAGTCTATTTCAAACAGGGGATAGTAAAAGTCAAGAGTCGTGGCATCATAATTGTGGTATGAGAACTTCCAATGAATTGCACGGAATAttcaacagaaaaaaacttttgaaaatgtttagaTCATATATCTCAGAACTTTTAACAAACAGTGATGAGTTTCAAAATAGTGGAATAAAACAGCTGATTCATCATGGGgttaaaaaagaaatggaatCCTATATTCCAAACTTAAAACCCGCTCCAAAACACACTAATCAGGGCAAAGGAGATTTCAATCGTAAAATGAGAGTTGATTCTAAAGATGCTCCAATCCTCATAAACCAAAGAAAGGAACTGTCTACAGATGACAGAAAAGAGTTCACAACAGACAGCTATAGAGATAATAATGTTCAGTCTGATGGAGCCTATCAGAATGATATGAAGAGGATTTATTCCATTTTGATCAACCAGGGTACTAAGGTTGAAGAGGTTACAGCTAACcttgaaacaaagataaaagAGCTTGATGCACAAACCAGGAATACTCATTCAAAATTAGAATCCACAGCACAGAGATTTGGAAAAAGCAGTATTACATCAGAGcttaaaaatgttcacaataatatttcagttattGCAGATGCTTATCATAATGTGGAAAGAAAACCAAGAAATATCACCACCGGTCAAGTTAATTATTTGATTGATGTGAAAGTTGAAAGTATGGGCGACAATATAGTAGACCGTTTACTCCATGAGTCAAGTCCTctgaataataaaatacaagacTTAGAACAAAATGGAAGAATGTTAGCAGAAAACAGTACTGCAGAAATAACCAAAGTTAGATTTGAGCTGTCTACACTGATTAACAAAATGGAGAGTTTAAATTCCACGGTTTCCACTATGACACAAAGCATGCCACTTTTAGACAAAGTAAAAGAGTTTTTGCAGATTGTTTATGATTTAAAGCGATCTTTACCAAATCTAGAAGACTTAAGAGATAGCATATCCAATCAAACATCACAAAACCTTGAACAAACTAAAGCCATACTTACCTTAGAAAATAAAGTCAAAAACTTAATCAACAATGAAATTGTAGTCTTAAATGCCATAGATAATTATGACAACAGACTAAGTGAAATTTCCAAAGACATCCTTAATATAGAGGTTCGTGAATGGACGCAATATGACTTCAGCCACAGCAATGACAGAAACGGTTGTCATGGTAGcacaaatatgttaaaaaagggCCAAAAATGTACGATAAACTCTATGTAAGAGTTGTGCTATGCTCAAGCACCCAGTATAAGATTTACATTGGAGATAACCTACAAGATCCATTTTTGGACATTGGTGACATGTATGGTTTTGGAGATGACCATTGTGAGTTTGTGGGAGGACAGAATTAAGCGTCCATGACAACAGGAATGCCCTCGTATTTGTCAAAACCAATGAC
The Mya arenaria isolate MELC-2E11 chromosome 12, ASM2691426v1 DNA segment above includes these coding regions:
- the LOC128211484 gene encoding uncharacterized protein LOC128211484 codes for the protein MCSEQTREFSQVADLQSAVVRLENMLSLYKEDAYKDYREVRRKNLDIENSVHNLKSLFQTGDSKSQESWHHNCGMRTSNELHGIFNRKKLLKMFRSYISELLTNSDEFQNSGIKQLIHHGVKKEMESYIPNLKPAPKHTNQGKGDFNRKMRVDSKDAPILINQRKELSTDDRKEFTTDSYRDNNVQSDGAYQNDMKRIYSILINQGTKVEEVTANLETKIKELDAQTRNTHSKLESTAQRFGKSSITSELKNVHNNISVIADAYHNVERKPRNITTGQVNYLIDVKVESMGDNIVDRLLHESSPLNNKIQDLEQNGRMLAENSTAEITKVRFELSTLINKMESLNSTVSTMTQSMPLLDKVKEFLQIVYDLKRSLPNLEDLRDSISNQTSQNLEQTKAILTLENKVKNLINNEIVVLNAIDNYDNRLSEISKDILNIEVREWTQYDFSHSNDRNGCHGSTNMLKKGQKCTINSM